A single genomic interval of Antechinus flavipes isolate AdamAnt ecotype Samford, QLD, Australia chromosome 1, AdamAnt_v2, whole genome shotgun sequence harbors:
- the PUS1 gene encoding pseudouridylate synthase 1 homolog isoform X2 has translation MGASLVKLEAVVQQSARTRLLPLLHSELWHLRQVSMAEHLEAVPVEAVPVKAEPGPVAKEDPNVRGSKGWGLKKWEETEPQAKRLKNNEEDEEHSKKLPKRKIVLLMAYSGKGYHGMQRNLGSSQFKTIEDDLVSALVQSGCIPENHGEDMKKMSFQRCARTDKGVSAAGQIVSLKVWLIDNILEKINSHLPSHIRILGLKRVTGSFNSKNRCDARTYFYMLPTFAFAHKDHDVQDERYRLSPETLEKVNQLLASYKGTHNFHNFTSQKGPKEPSARRYIMEMHCEAPFMREGMEFAVIKIKGQSFMMHQIRKMIGLVIAVLKGYVPESVMERSWGEEKVDIPKAPGLGLVLERVHFEQYNRRFGNDGLHEPLDWVEEEEKMTVFKEQYIYPTIIKTEMEEHSMTNWLNTLPNHDFDAGSQEAKANDGSTKAPASLKGSDGGGDH, from the exons ATGGGAGCTTCCCTGGTGAAGCTTGAGGCCGTCGTGCAGCAGAGCGCCCGCACCCGTCTGCTGCCCCTGCTGCACTCTGAACTGTGGCATCTCAG ACAAGTTTCCATGGCTGAGCACCTAGAGGCTGTACCCGTGGAAGCCGTGCCCGTGAAGGCCGAGCCTGGACCCGTGGCCAAGGAAGACCCTAATGTTAGGGGAAGCAAGGGTTGGGGCCTGAAGAAGtgggaggaaactgagccccaagCTAAGAGGCTGAAGAAcaatgaggaagatgaggagcACAGTAAAAAGCTCCCCAAAAGGAAGATTGTACTTCTGATGGCCTATTCCGGGAAAGGTTATCATGGGATGCAG AGGAACTTGGGGTCTTCCCAATTTAAGACTATTGAAGATGACTTGGTGTCTGCTCTTGTTCAGTCTGGCTGCATTCCAGAAAACCACGGTGAAGATATGAAGAAAATGTCCTTTCAGAGGTGTGCACGGACAGACAAG GGTGTGTCTGCTGCTGGCCAGATTGTGTCCCTGAAGGTATGGCTCATTGACAACATTTTGGAAAAGATTAATAGTCACCTTCCATCTCATATCAGAATCCTAG GTTTGAAGAGGGTCACTGGAAGTTTTAATTCAAAGAACAGATGTGATGCAAGGACGTATTTCTACATGCTGCCGACATTTGCCTTTGCTCACAAGGACCATGACGTCCAGGATGAGAGGTACCGCCTAAGCCCAGAGACCCTGGAGAAAGTCAACCAGCTGTTGGCCAGCTACAAGGGAACCCACAACTTCCACAACTTCACCTCTCAGAAGGGCCCCAAGGAGCCGAGCGCCAGGCGCTATATCATGGAGATGCACTGTGAGGCTCCCTTCATGCGGGAAGGCATGGAGTTTGCCGTGATCAAGATCAAGGGCCAGAGTTTTATGATGCATCAGATCCGGAAGATGATTGGCTTGGTGATTGCTGTCCTGAAGGGCTACGTGCCCGAGTCCGTGATGGAACGCAGCTGGGGAGAGGAGAAGGTTGACATCCCCAAAGCGCCGGGACTTGGGCTCGTCCTGGAGAGGGTCCATTTTGAACAGTACAATCGACGTTTTGGGAACGATGGGCTGCATGAACCCCTGGACTgggtggaagaggaggagaagatgaCTGTGTTCAAAGAGCAGTATATTTACCCCACCATCATCAAGACCGAGATGGAGGAGCATTCCATGACTAACTGGCTCAATACGCTTCCAAACCACGACTTTGACGCTGGCTCTCAGGAGGCCAAGGCTAATGATGGGAGCACCAAG GCCCCTGCTAGTCTTAAAGGAAGTGATGGAGGTGGGGATCATTGA
- the PUS1 gene encoding pseudouridylate synthase 1 homolog isoform X1, whose product MGSTLGSALGSVAQRECAPSGSSPGGGGPQFVKRDWDDGRFANFGASWINPLVTATCRCILMAPHTLVPEVTRAGSQSHLLSMGASLVKLEAVVQQSARTRLLPLLHSELWHLRQVSMAEHLEAVPVEAVPVKAEPGPVAKEDPNVRGSKGWGLKKWEETEPQAKRLKNNEEDEEHSKKLPKRKIVLLMAYSGKGYHGMQRNLGSSQFKTIEDDLVSALVQSGCIPENHGEDMKKMSFQRCARTDKGVSAAGQIVSLKVWLIDNILEKINSHLPSHIRILGLKRVTGSFNSKNRCDARTYFYMLPTFAFAHKDHDVQDERYRLSPETLEKVNQLLASYKGTHNFHNFTSQKGPKEPSARRYIMEMHCEAPFMREGMEFAVIKIKGQSFMMHQIRKMIGLVIAVLKGYVPESVMERSWGEEKVDIPKAPGLGLVLERVHFEQYNRRFGNDGLHEPLDWVEEEEKMTVFKEQYIYPTIIKTEMEEHSMTNWLNTLPNHDFDAGSQEAKANDGSTKAPASLKGSDGGGDH is encoded by the exons ATGGGCTCCACGTTGGGCTCCGCGTTGGGCTCCGTGGCGCAGCGGGAGTGCGCGCCCTCGGGTTCGAGTCCCGGCGGCGGCGGGCCTCAGTTTGTAAAACGAGATTGGGACGATGGTCGCTTTGCCAACTTTGGAGCGTCTTGGATTAACCCTCTTGTTACCGCAACTTGTCGTTGTATTCTCATGGCCCCGCATACA CTGGTGCCGGAGGTAACCAGAGCGGGGAGTCAGTCCCATCTCCTGTCCATGGGAGCTTCCCTGGTGAAGCTTGAGGCCGTCGTGCAGCAGAGCGCCCGCACCCGTCTGCTGCCCCTGCTGCACTCTGAACTGTGGCATCTCAG ACAAGTTTCCATGGCTGAGCACCTAGAGGCTGTACCCGTGGAAGCCGTGCCCGTGAAGGCCGAGCCTGGACCCGTGGCCAAGGAAGACCCTAATGTTAGGGGAAGCAAGGGTTGGGGCCTGAAGAAGtgggaggaaactgagccccaagCTAAGAGGCTGAAGAAcaatgaggaagatgaggagcACAGTAAAAAGCTCCCCAAAAGGAAGATTGTACTTCTGATGGCCTATTCCGGGAAAGGTTATCATGGGATGCAG AGGAACTTGGGGTCTTCCCAATTTAAGACTATTGAAGATGACTTGGTGTCTGCTCTTGTTCAGTCTGGCTGCATTCCAGAAAACCACGGTGAAGATATGAAGAAAATGTCCTTTCAGAGGTGTGCACGGACAGACAAG GGTGTGTCTGCTGCTGGCCAGATTGTGTCCCTGAAGGTATGGCTCATTGACAACATTTTGGAAAAGATTAATAGTCACCTTCCATCTCATATCAGAATCCTAG GTTTGAAGAGGGTCACTGGAAGTTTTAATTCAAAGAACAGATGTGATGCAAGGACGTATTTCTACATGCTGCCGACATTTGCCTTTGCTCACAAGGACCATGACGTCCAGGATGAGAGGTACCGCCTAAGCCCAGAGACCCTGGAGAAAGTCAACCAGCTGTTGGCCAGCTACAAGGGAACCCACAACTTCCACAACTTCACCTCTCAGAAGGGCCCCAAGGAGCCGAGCGCCAGGCGCTATATCATGGAGATGCACTGTGAGGCTCCCTTCATGCGGGAAGGCATGGAGTTTGCCGTGATCAAGATCAAGGGCCAGAGTTTTATGATGCATCAGATCCGGAAGATGATTGGCTTGGTGATTGCTGTCCTGAAGGGCTACGTGCCCGAGTCCGTGATGGAACGCAGCTGGGGAGAGGAGAAGGTTGACATCCCCAAAGCGCCGGGACTTGGGCTCGTCCTGGAGAGGGTCCATTTTGAACAGTACAATCGACGTTTTGGGAACGATGGGCTGCATGAACCCCTGGACTgggtggaagaggaggagaagatgaCTGTGTTCAAAGAGCAGTATATTTACCCCACCATCATCAAGACCGAGATGGAGGAGCATTCCATGACTAACTGGCTCAATACGCTTCCAAACCACGACTTTGACGCTGGCTCTCAGGAGGCCAAGGCTAATGATGGGAGCACCAAG GCCCCTGCTAGTCTTAAAGGAAGTGATGGAGGTGGGGATCATTGA